A stretch of the Candidatus Bathyarchaeota archaeon genome encodes the following:
- a CDS encoding LLM class flavin-dependent oxidoreductase: MLNISLGLTTSIPIREGLKLAVLAEKIGFKRIFVGEDILSKDVFAYISVIALETSRIELATGITSPYLRHIVSLASNALAIQKISNGRFTLGLGPGGIPELKRFLGKKPEKPVLVMRDATLLIKKMFSGERITYDGLLGKIEDFKLFSENAPIKIYFGVRGRKLLRLAREVADGVIFSGPKKYLEEVIKIVNEEDLEETEFNKIIWNCFLLIKNKKDLKLGKRVTATIISSLSNEEIEKNYPELIDKSFRIKEAFIRGEYEKAEKLIDESIMKQLCFAGKLTEIEEDMAKLEKLGFKEFVVGPPFGKKPYETILELKKLMNIA, encoded by the coding sequence ATGTTAAACATATCATTAGGGTTAACTACAAGCATTCCTATTAGAGAAGGTTTAAAGCTTGCGGTATTAGCAGAGAAGATAGGTTTCAAAAGAATTTTTGTTGGAGAAGATATTCTTTCCAAAGATGTTTTCGCTTATATTTCTGTAATTGCATTGGAAACTTCTCGTATTGAGTTAGCTACTGGAATAACAAGCCCTTATTTAAGGCATATAGTTTCATTAGCCTCTAATGCTTTAGCAATTCAAAAGATAAGTAATGGAAGATTTACGCTTGGGTTAGGGCCTGGAGGAATCCCTGAATTAAAAAGATTTCTTGGAAAGAAGCCTGAAAAACCAGTTTTAGTAATGCGGGATGCAACGTTATTAATTAAGAAAATGTTTTCAGGGGAAAGAATAACTTATGACGGCCTCCTTGGAAAAATTGAAGATTTTAAGCTATTTTCAGAAAATGCTCCAATAAAAATTTATTTCGGTGTACGAGGAAGAAAACTTTTAAGATTAGCTAGAGAAGTTGCAGATGGCGTAATTTTCAGTGGACCGAAAAAATATCTTGAAGAGGTTATAAAAATTGTTAATGAAGAAGATTTAGAAGAAACTGAATTCAACAAGATTATTTGGAATTGTTTTTTATTAATTAAAAATAAAAAAGATTTAAAGCTTGGGAAGCGTGTAACAGCCACAATAATTTCAAGTCTATCAAACGAGGAAATTGAGAAAAACTACCCTGAATTAATAGATAAAAGCTTTAGAATTAAAGAAGCTTTTATAAGAGGAGAATATGAAAAAGCGGAAAAACTTATTGATGAAAGCATTATGAAGCAGCTTTGCTTTGCTGGAAAATTAACTGAGATAGAGGAGGATATGGCAAAGCTTGAAAAACTTGGTTTTAAAGAATTTGTTGTAGGGCCACCATTTGGTAAAAAACCTTATGAGACAATTCTAGAGTTAAAAAAGTTGATGAATATTGCTTGA
- a CDS encoding LLM class flavin-dependent oxidoreductase, with protein MLELGINFNTDLPLNNIIEGVKIAEAYGYDYIWVGEAFHYPHPIPIAALISKATKRIKVGIIISPKVNRCIHIVKSIQVLQEVYGDRYALGLIPGDALRLKRLGLNASNILKEIKLCIKNFPREDLKVKLSPKEPAIYKLCRLTSLPIYIGASGPKMINEGSKIADGLLLNYINPEFIKWALKFIDVENCCIAAFGPTLLKTNSENLLNELRVSAAVVAAGASKSFIKEFKLEKEIEEVKDVFVKGEANALIKYDEFLLNKFAVYGGFQEVKNKVEELKSIGVDQVIFGAPLCKNLEAIKKLGKPLKLDL; from the coding sequence TTGCTTGAGTTAGGAATTAATTTTAATACAGATTTACCGCTTAACAATATTATTGAAGGTGTTAAAATAGCTGAAGCTTATGGTTATGATTATATATGGGTTGGAGAAGCTTTTCATTATCCTCACCCTATCCCTATTGCAGCTTTAATAAGCAAAGCCACAAAAAGAATAAAAGTTGGCATTATTATTTCACCTAAAGTTAATCGATGCATTCATATAGTTAAATCAATTCAAGTTCTTCAAGAAGTTTATGGAGACAGATATGCGCTTGGATTAATTCCAGGAGATGCTTTAAGGTTAAAGAGATTAGGTTTAAACGCTTCTAACATTTTAAAGGAGATCAAACTGTGCATTAAGAATTTTCCTAGAGAAGATTTAAAAGTTAAATTAAGCCCCAAAGAGCCTGCAATTTATAAGCTTTGCAGATTAACTTCCCTACCGATTTATATAGGCGCTTCTGGGCCGAAAATGATTAATGAAGGAAGCAAAATTGCAGATGGATTGCTTTTAAATTACATCAACCCAGAGTTTATTAAATGGGCTTTAAAATTTATTGATGTAGAAAACTGTTGTATAGCAGCTTTTGGACCGACGTTATTAAAAACAAATAGTGAAAATTTATTAAATGAGTTAAGGGTTTCAGCCGCGGTGGTAGCTGCAGGTGCAAGCAAATCTTTTATTAAAGAATTTAAATTAGAAAAAGAAATAGAAGAAGTTAAAGACGTTTTTGTTAAAGGTGAAGCTAATGCTTTAATAAAGTATGATGAATTTTTATTAAATAAATTTGCAGTTTATGGAGGCTTTCAAGAAGTAAAAAACAAGGTTGAAGAGTTGAAAAGCATAGGTGTAGATCAAGTTATTTTTGGAGCACCTTTATGTAAAAATCTTGAAGCAATTAAAAAACTTGGTAAGCCTTTAAAATTAGATTTATGA
- the carB gene encoding carbamoyl-phosphate synthase large subunit: MPKREDIHKILIIGSGPIIIGQAAEFDYSGSQACKALKAEGYQVILVNSNPATIMTDPNMADKIYIEPLVAEVLEKIIEKERPDALLPTLGGQVGLNLATQLYENGVLEKYKVELIGAKVDAIKKAEDRELFKKSIQKIGLEVPESATVNSVEDALKVGERLGYPVIIRPAFTLGGTGGGIAYNREELKMLAQRGLNASMIHQILVEESVIGWKEYELEVMRDLADNVVIICPIENFDSMGIHTGDSITVAPAQTLTDREYQKLRNAAINIIREIGVETGGSNIQFAVNPENGRFVVIEMNPRVSRSSALASKATGFPIAKIAAKLAIGYTLDEIPNDITGETLASFEPTIDYVVVKIPRFAFEKFPKADKTLTSQMKSVGEVMAIGRTFEEALQKALRSLEIGRFGLGCDGKDFEPSINEIIQNLKFPTYERIFYIRYALKKGFSIEEVSSLTKIDPWFINKIKRIIDFEEELKKFTLNTIPSQMLKEAKKLGFSDKQLAFILKTSEDEVRKTRKKMKITTVYKMVDTCAAEFEARTPYFYSTYENENEAKKSGRKKVVIIGSGPNRIGQGIEFDYCCVHGVFSLKEEGYETIMVNCNPETVSTDYDTSDRLYFEPITYEDVINIVENEEPEGIIIQLGGQTPINLSLQLEGSGVKILGTSSDATDIAEDRKRFSELLKKLGIPQPINGIAYNFNEAKRIAEKIGYPVLVRPSYVLGGRGMEIVYSEKELEKYINEAAVISPDKPILIDKFLEDAVEVEVDALCDDEEVYIGGVMEHIEEAGVHSGDSACALPPISLPKEIIEKIKDCTRKIALALKIVGLVNIQYAVKDGVVYVLEANPRASRTVPFVSKATGVPLAKIAAKLMIGKKLKEFNLKEVELNHIAVKEAVFPFNKLQGSDPILGPEMRSTGEVMGIDEDFGMAYYKAELGAGMKLPTNGSALISVKDKDKLRITSIARKLEELGFKILATTNTAEYLKKHGINVTPILKVSEGRPNVVDAIINGEIDLIINTPSGGGAKTDGYYIRRTAVDYNVPYITTIPGALAAIKGIETIKKRGINVKSIQEYHKDITRRLALTITTQTIDNCIKENS, translated from the coding sequence TTGCCTAAAAGAGAGGATATTCATAAAATTCTTATAATAGGTTCTGGGCCGATAATAATTGGTCAAGCAGCTGAATTTGATTATTCAGGAAGCCAAGCTTGTAAAGCTTTAAAGGCTGAAGGTTACCAAGTTATCTTGGTAAATTCTAATCCTGCTACAATAATGACTGACCCTAATATGGCTGATAAAATTTATATCGAGCCCTTAGTAGCAGAGGTTTTAGAAAAGATTATTGAAAAAGAAAGACCGGATGCTTTGCTTCCAACACTTGGAGGACAAGTGGGGTTAAATTTAGCAACTCAACTTTATGAAAATGGAGTTCTTGAAAAATATAAAGTAGAGCTTATAGGAGCGAAGGTTGATGCTATTAAAAAAGCAGAGGATAGAGAGCTTTTCAAAAAATCTATACAAAAAATAGGTTTAGAAGTTCCAGAAAGCGCTACTGTTAATTCTGTTGAAGATGCGCTTAAAGTTGGTGAAAGACTTGGTTACCCTGTTATTATTAGACCTGCTTTCACGCTTGGTGGGACTGGTGGTGGAATCGCTTACAACCGTGAAGAATTGAAAATGCTTGCTCAACGTGGACTTAACGCCAGTATGATCCATCAAATCTTAGTTGAAGAAAGTGTCATCGGCTGGAAAGAGTATGAACTTGAAGTCATGAGAGATCTTGCTGATAATGTGGTAATAATATGTCCAATAGAAAACTTTGATTCTATGGGCATTCATACAGGAGACAGCATAACTGTAGCTCCAGCTCAAACTCTAACAGATAGAGAATATCAAAAACTTAGAAATGCAGCTATTAATATAATTAGAGAAATAGGTGTTGAAACAGGAGGTTCAAACATTCAATTTGCTGTTAACCCTGAAAATGGAAGGTTTGTAGTTATAGAAATGAATCCTAGAGTTTCAAGATCTTCAGCTTTAGCTTCTAAAGCAACAGGTTTTCCAATAGCTAAAATAGCTGCTAAACTTGCGATTGGGTATACGCTTGATGAAATACCTAACGATATTACTGGAGAAACTTTAGCCTCTTTTGAACCTACAATAGATTATGTTGTTGTTAAGATTCCAAGATTTGCTTTTGAAAAATTTCCTAAAGCAGATAAAACCTTAACTAGCCAAATGAAATCTGTTGGAGAAGTTATGGCGATAGGAAGAACTTTTGAAGAAGCTTTACAAAAAGCTTTGCGAAGCCTTGAAATCGGAAGATTTGGACTTGGATGCGATGGAAAAGATTTTGAACCAAGCATCAACGAGATAATTCAAAACTTAAAGTTTCCAACTTATGAAAGAATATTTTACATAAGATATGCTTTAAAGAAAGGTTTTTCAATTGAAGAAGTTTCCTCGCTTACGAAAATTGATCCATGGTTTATAAATAAAATAAAAAGAATAATTGATTTTGAGGAAGAATTAAAAAAATTTACGTTAAACACGATTCCCTCCCAAATGCTTAAAGAAGCAAAAAAACTTGGTTTTTCAGATAAACAATTAGCTTTTATTTTAAAAACTAGCGAGGATGAAGTGCGAAAAACTAGAAAAAAAATGAAAATAACTACAGTTTATAAAATGGTTGATACATGCGCAGCTGAATTTGAAGCCAGAACACCATACTTTTATTCAACTTATGAAAATGAAAATGAAGCTAAAAAAAGTGGGAGGAAAAAAGTTGTTATTATAGGTTCTGGACCAAATAGAATAGGACAAGGAATAGAGTTTGATTACTGTTGTGTTCATGGAGTTTTCTCTCTTAAAGAGGAAGGCTACGAAACAATAATGGTTAATTGTAATCCTGAAACAGTTTCAACAGATTACGATACTTCTGATAGACTTTATTTTGAGCCAATAACTTATGAAGATGTTATAAACATCGTTGAAAATGAGGAGCCGGAAGGTATTATAATACAGCTTGGGGGTCAAACGCCGATAAACCTCTCTCTTCAATTAGAGGGTAGTGGAGTAAAAATTTTAGGCACATCTTCAGATGCAACTGATATAGCTGAGGATAGGAAAAGGTTTTCTGAATTGTTAAAAAAGCTTGGTATACCTCAACCTATAAATGGAATCGCTTATAATTTTAATGAAGCTAAAAGAATAGCTGAAAAAATAGGTTACCCAGTTTTAGTAAGGCCATCCTACGTTTTAGGCGGTAGAGGTATGGAAATTGTTTATAGCGAAAAAGAGCTTGAAAAATACATTAATGAAGCAGCAGTTATATCTCCTGATAAACCTATTTTAATAGATAAGTTTCTTGAAGATGCTGTTGAAGTTGAGGTTGATGCGCTTTGTGATGATGAAGAAGTTTATATAGGTGGAGTAATGGAACATATTGAAGAAGCAGGTGTACACTCAGGTGATTCAGCTTGCGCTCTCCCCCCAATCAGTTTACCAAAAGAGATAATTGAGAAAATAAAAGATTGCACCCGTAAAATAGCTTTGGCATTAAAAATAGTTGGTTTAGTGAATATTCAATATGCTGTAAAAGACGGTGTAGTATATGTTTTAGAAGCCAATCCAAGAGCTTCAAGAACTGTCCCATTCGTAAGTAAAGCTACAGGGGTTCCTTTAGCGAAAATAGCTGCAAAACTTATGATTGGAAAAAAACTTAAAGAATTTAATTTAAAAGAAGTTGAGTTAAATCATATAGCTGTTAAAGAAGCTGTATTCCCCTTTAACAAACTTCAAGGTTCAGATCCAATTTTAGGACCTGAAATGCGATCTACAGGAGAAGTTATGGGAATAGATGAAGACTTTGGGATGGCTTATTATAAAGCTGAGCTTGGAGCTGGGATGAAGCTTCCAACAAACGGTTCAGCGCTTATAAGCGTTAAAGATAAAGATAAACTGAGAATCACTTCTATAGCTAGAAAACTTGAGGAGTTAGGATTTAAGATTTTAGCAACAACCAATACAGCTGAATACTTGAAAAAACATGGGATAAATGTTACGCCAATACTTAAAGTTAGTGAAGGAAGACCTAATGTTGTAGATGCTATAATAAATGGCGAGATAGATTTAATTATAAATACTCCAAGCGGTGGAGGTGCTAAAACAGATGGTTACTATATTAGGAGGACGGCTGTAGACTATAATGTACCATATATAACGACAATTCCAGGAGCTCTAGCTGCTATTAAAGGGATAGAAACAATAAAGAAAAGGGGGATAAATGTTAAATCGATTCAAGAGTATCATAAAGATATTACGCGGAGGCTTGCTTTAACCATTACTACCCAAACTATTGATAATTGTATTAAAGAAAACTCATAA
- the carA gene encoding glutamine-hydrolyzing carbamoyl-phosphate synthase small subunit translates to MNAVLALEDGTVVKGKGFGVEKTVEGELVFNTSMTGYVEALTDPSYAGQILMMTYPLIGNYGVTSEDYESGKIQVEGFVVKELCKKPSNWRMEKTLEDFLIENEKPGIENVDTRMLTKKVRVYGTMKAVLTTFEGESKLTDEELIKKAKEQPHISEKDLVEKVCIKNLTEYNVNGKHSIVLVDCGVKRSMINQLLKRKINLYIAPFNYPVKKIIELKPDAIFLSNGPGDPVRVKPAIEIIKKLAGKMPISGICLGHQLICLALGAKTFKLKFGHRGSNQPVKDFESGRVFISSQNHGFAVDKESLKKTGLEVTQINLNDGTVEGVRHKELPIFSVQYHPEASPGPHDTFFFFDEFLKLLGG, encoded by the coding sequence ATGAATGCGGTTTTAGCGTTAGAAGATGGAACGGTTGTTAAAGGAAAAGGATTTGGTGTTGAAAAAACTGTTGAAGGAGAACTTGTTTTTAACACTTCTATGACCGGTTATGTGGAAGCTTTAACAGATCCATCTTATGCCGGTCAAATTTTAATGATGACTTACCCCTTAATTGGAAATTATGGTGTAACTAGCGAAGATTATGAAAGTGGTAAAATTCAGGTTGAAGGTTTTGTTGTTAAAGAATTATGTAAAAAACCAAGCAATTGGCGAATGGAGAAAACTCTTGAAGATTTTTTAATTGAAAACGAAAAACCTGGTATTGAAAATGTTGATACTAGAATGCTAACGAAAAAGGTTAGAGTATATGGAACCATGAAAGCTGTTTTAACTACTTTTGAAGGAGAATCAAAGTTAACAGATGAAGAGTTGATTAAAAAAGCTAAAGAGCAACCCCACATTTCTGAAAAAGATCTTGTTGAAAAAGTATGCATTAAAAATTTGACTGAATATAACGTTAATGGGAAGCATTCCATTGTTTTAGTTGATTGCGGCGTAAAAAGAAGTATGATAAACCAACTTTTAAAAAGAAAAATAAATCTTTACATAGCGCCGTTTAATTATCCAGTTAAGAAAATTATAGAATTAAAGCCTGATGCTATATTTCTTTCTAATGGACCTGGAGATCCTGTTAGAGTTAAACCTGCAATTGAAATTATTAAAAAACTCGCTGGAAAAATGCCTATATCTGGAATTTGTTTAGGGCACCAGCTTATATGCTTAGCTTTAGGCGCTAAAACCTTTAAGTTGAAGTTTGGTCATAGAGGCTCAAATCAACCTGTAAAAGATTTTGAATCAGGTAGAGTTTTTATTTCCAGCCAAAATCATGGCTTTGCTGTTGATAAAGAATCTCTTAAAAAAACAGGTTTAGAAGTTACTCAAATAAACTTGAATGATGGAACTGTTGAAGGTGTTAGACATAAAGAGCTTCCAATATTTTCTGTTCAATATCACCCTGAAGCCAGTCCTGGGCCTCATGATACGTTCTTCTTTTTTGATGAATTCTTAAAATTGTTAGGTGGGTGA
- a CDS encoding ATP-binding protein, which yields MVLWNIVLSGYPGCGKTTLAIKLIMEKPRFMRVSSDDLRAMLFNKVFPCEDEELVYSIIGDIRDTALERHYNVVIDTTSPNNISREFLLKTKVKSVNSLLVVFDVKREILIERNKLKKQDDAVEIWDRYWEPPSNNFPMIKFKNNNEEEFNLSYDYLSELLEGKIYPFKERGFPHIFPLRKILGK from the coding sequence ATGGTTTTATGGAACATAGTTTTAAGCGGTTATCCAGGTTGCGGAAAAACAACTTTAGCTATAAAATTAATAATGGAGAAACCTCGCTTCATGAGAGTTAGCAGCGACGATCTTAGAGCTATGTTATTTAACAAAGTTTTTCCATGCGAAGATGAAGAGCTTGTTTATTCAATTATAGGGGATATTAGAGATACAGCTTTAGAAAGGCATTATAATGTGGTTATTGATACAACTTCTCCAAATAATATTTCTAGAGAGTTTTTGTTAAAAACTAAAGTTAAATCAGTAAATAGTTTGCTGGTGGTTTTTGATGTTAAAAGAGAAATATTAATTGAAAGAAATAAATTAAAAAAACAAGATGATGCTGTAGAAATATGGGATCGTTATTGGGAGCCACCCAGCAATAATTTTCCAATGATAAAATTTAAAAACAATAATGAAGAAGAATTTAATTTAAGCTATGATTATTTAAGCGAGTTGCTTGAGGGTAAGATTTATCCATTTAAAGAAAGAGGGTTCCCCCATATATTTCCCCTACGTAAAATTCTTGGGAAGTAA
- a CDS encoding nitroreductase family protein, with product MNSDFIELIKSRRSVRKYQDKPVPNEFLQKLLEAAHWAPSAHNSQPWEFVILRDKEVKRKVAEASAWGKFLSKSPLGIAIVINPNKSNHPVEDGAAATQNILLAAHALGLGACWIGSYGSPWEEKAKEILGIPKELRLLSIVAVGYPAEKPLSIRKNLEKLVYIDKYGVYAK from the coding sequence ATGAACTCAGATTTTATAGAGTTAATAAAATCTAGAAGAAGCGTTAGAAAATATCAAGATAAACCTGTTCCAAATGAGTTTTTGCAAAAATTGCTTGAAGCAGCTCATTGGGCTCCATCCGCACATAACAGTCAGCCTTGGGAATTTGTAATTCTTAGGGATAAAGAGGTAAAAAGAAAAGTTGCTGAAGCATCCGCTTGGGGAAAGTTTCTTTCTAAAAGTCCATTAGGAATAGCAATTGTTATTAATCCTAATAAATCAAATCATCCTGTTGAGGATGGAGCGGCAGCAACTCAAAATATTCTTTTAGCGGCTCATGCGCTTGGTTTGGGAGCTTGCTGGATAGGTTCTTACGGTTCTCCTTGGGAGGAGAAAGCTAAAGAAATTTTAGGAATACCTAAAGAGCTTAGGCTTTTATCCATAGTAGCGGTTGGTTATCCTGCTGAAAAACCTTTAAGCATAAGAAAGAACTTGGAAAAATTGGTTTATATAGATAAATATGGGGTTTACGCAAAATAA